Proteins encoded together in one Bradyrhizobium sp. CB82 window:
- a CDS encoding acyl-CoA thioesterase domain-containing protein produces MTNMPFFTRTGDTFHPTEVANGPWDPKSLHGRVIVGLLGFGIEERYCGPEFVPARLTVDMFRLPTIDKPVGITTRLVRDGLRIRVVEAEFVSGGVSMARASCQLLRRTQNPDGNIWSPPNWDAPKPADIPKPTDPRLGMHGKWTTRPITGHMGSLGPRRLWMSEVRELVEGFALTPFTRVAVAADFASPFANAGDQGLAFINSDVTVYLHRLPVTEWIGFEVANHHSADGVAIGECWLYDEEGPIGTSTVAALAQRKPMPNPSKR; encoded by the coding sequence ATGACGAACATGCCTTTCTTCACGCGCACCGGCGACACATTCCATCCGACGGAAGTTGCCAACGGTCCCTGGGATCCGAAGTCGCTGCACGGACGCGTCATCGTCGGCCTGCTCGGCTTCGGCATCGAGGAGCGCTACTGCGGCCCCGAGTTCGTGCCGGCGCGGCTCACGGTCGACATGTTTCGCCTGCCGACGATCGACAAGCCGGTCGGGATCACCACGCGGCTCGTCCGCGACGGCCTGCGCATTCGCGTGGTCGAAGCGGAATTTGTCTCAGGCGGCGTCAGCATGGCGCGCGCTTCGTGCCAGCTCCTGCGGCGGACGCAGAATCCGGACGGCAACATCTGGTCGCCGCCGAACTGGGATGCGCCGAAGCCTGCCGACATTCCCAAGCCGACCGATCCGCGCCTCGGCATGCACGGCAAATGGACGACGCGCCCGATCACAGGCCATATGGGCTCGCTCGGTCCGCGCCGGCTCTGGATGAGCGAGGTGCGGGAGCTGGTCGAGGGCTTTGCGCTGACGCCGTTCACCCGCGTCGCGGTGGCAGCGGATTTCGCCAGCCCCTTCGCTAATGCCGGCGATCAGGGGCTCGCCTTCATCAACAGCGACGTCACCGTGTACCTGCATCGCCTGCCCGTCACGGAATGGATCGGCTTCGAGGTGGCGAACCATCACTCCGCCGACGGCGTCGCGATCGGCGAATGCTGGCTCTATGACGAAGAGGGTCCGATCGGCACGTCGACGGTGGCCGCACTTGCGCAGCGCAAGCCGATGCCGAATCCGTCGAAGCGGTGA
- a CDS encoding alpha/beta hydrolase — protein MTNSTADQALTFIDVGEGPLPRRIAVRTRAGKGPGLFWLGGFKSDMQGTKAVALDGWAVAHGRASVRFDYSGHGESGGDFADGTIGRWLEESVAVFEQFCAGPQVLIGSSMGGWMALLLAREIRKRQDKQRATASLAGLVLIAPAPDFTEELMWKNFPANVKQEIETRGSWLRPSEYGDGSPYPITRNLIEEGRNHLLLGSAIDVGCPVRILQGAKDPDVPWQHAFALTHRLPADDVVLTLIQDGDHRLSRPQDILRILAAVAEIG, from the coding sequence ATGACCAACTCGACCGCTGACCAAGCTCTCACCTTCATCGATGTGGGCGAGGGCCCATTGCCGCGGAGGATCGCGGTCCGCACCCGGGCCGGGAAGGGGCCTGGGCTGTTCTGGCTCGGCGGTTTCAAATCGGACATGCAGGGCACCAAGGCGGTGGCGCTGGACGGTTGGGCGGTGGCGCATGGCCGCGCCTCGGTCCGGTTCGACTATTCCGGCCACGGCGAATCCGGCGGCGATTTCGCCGACGGCACCATCGGGCGCTGGCTCGAGGAGAGCGTCGCGGTGTTCGAGCAATTCTGCGCGGGACCGCAAGTTCTGATCGGTTCCTCCATGGGCGGCTGGATGGCGCTGCTGCTCGCGCGCGAGATCAGGAAGCGGCAAGACAAACAACGGGCCACAGCATCGCTGGCGGGCCTTGTGCTGATCGCGCCGGCGCCTGATTTCACCGAAGAGCTGATGTGGAAGAATTTCCCGGCCAACGTAAAGCAGGAGATCGAGACCAGAGGTTCCTGGCTCCGGCCGTCCGAATATGGCGACGGCTCGCCCTATCCGATCACGCGGAACCTGATCGAGGAAGGTCGCAACCATCTGCTGCTCGGCAGCGCCATCGATGTCGGCTGTCCGGTGCGCATCCTGCAAGGGGCCAAGGACCCGGACGTGCCGTGGCAGCACGCCTTTGCGCTGACGCATCGCTTGCCGGCCGACGACGTCGTGCTGACGCTGATTCAGGACGGCGATCATCGCCTGTCACGCCCGCAGGACATTTTGCGCATCCTTGCCGCGGTCGCGGAGATCGGATGA
- the infC gene encoding translation initiation factor IF-3, whose protein sequence is MRRPNRAPAPAAKDGPRINDDIRNAQIQLIDHTGANQGTVETMVAIKMAQEAGMDLVEISPNTSPPVCKIMDYGKYKYSAQKKAAEARKRQKTVEIKEIKLRPMIDDHDYDVKMRAMQRFFEEGDKVKITLRYRGREMAHQEIGTKLLDKIKSDVAELAKVEQDARFEGRQVVMVLAPR, encoded by the coding sequence ATTCGCCGTCCCAATAGAGCCCCGGCCCCTGCCGCCAAAGACGGGCCGCGCATCAATGATGATATTCGCAATGCGCAGATCCAGCTGATCGATCACACCGGCGCCAACCAAGGCACCGTCGAGACCATGGTCGCCATCAAGATGGCGCAGGAAGCCGGCATGGATCTCGTGGAAATTTCGCCGAATACCAGCCCTCCCGTCTGCAAGATTATGGACTACGGGAAGTATAAGTATTCCGCCCAAAAAAAAGCCGCTGAAGCCCGCAAGCGGCAGAAGACCGTCGAGATCAAGGAGATCAAGCTCCGCCCGATGATCGACGATCACGACTACGACGTGAAGATGCGCGCGATGCAGCGGTTCTTCGAAGAGGGCGACAAGGTCAAGATCACGCTGCGTTATCGCGGCCGCGAGATGGCGCATCAGGAGATCGGCACCAAGCTTTTGGACAAGATCAAGAGCGACGTCGCCGAGCTCGCCAAGGTCGAGCAGGACGCCAGGTTCGAGGGCCGCCAGGTCGTCATGGTGCTGGCGCCGCGCTGA
- the rpmI gene encoding 50S ribosomal protein L35 produces MPKLKTKSGAKKRFKVTATGKVMHAQRGKRHGMIKRTKKQIRQLRGTRVLFKTDGDNVKKYFLPNA; encoded by the coding sequence ATGCCCAAGTTGAAGACCAAGTCGGGCGCCAAAAAGCGCTTCAAGGTGACTGCCACCGGCAAAGTGATGCATGCCCAGCGCGGCAAGCGTCACGGCATGATCAAGCGGACGAAGAAGCAGATCCGTCAGCTCCGCGGCACCCGCGTGCTGTTCAAGACCGACGGCGACAACGTCAAGAAGTACTTCTTGCCGAACGCCTGA
- the rplT gene encoding 50S ribosomal protein L20, protein MSRVKRGVTAHAKHKKVYKAAKGFYGRRKNTIRAAKPAVEKAAQYAFRDRKRRKRTFRALWIQRLNAAVRPFGLTYSRFIDGLAKSGITVDRKVLSDLAIREPAAFQAIAEKAKAALAA, encoded by the coding sequence ATGTCTCGCGTCAAACGCGGTGTGACCGCCCACGCCAAGCACAAGAAGGTCTACAAGGCCGCCAAGGGTTTTTATGGCCGCCGCAAGAACACGATCCGCGCCGCCAAGCCGGCCGTCGAGAAGGCCGCGCAGTACGCCTTCCGCGACCGCAAACGCCGCAAGCGCACCTTCCGCGCGCTCTGGATCCAGCGTCTCAATGCCGCCGTACGTCCGTTCGGCTTGACCTACAGCCGATTTATCGACGGTCTTGCCAAGTCGGGCATCACCGTGGACCGCAAGGTGCTGTCGGATCTCGCGATCCGCGAGCCCGCCGCGTTCCAGGCGATCGCCGAGAAGGCCAAGGCCGCGCTGGCGGCGTAA
- the pheS gene encoding phenylalanine--tRNA ligase subunit alpha, with product MTDLATLESQIIADVAAANDEAALEAVRVAALGKKGSISALLATLGKMSPDERKTQGAAINQAKDKVTQALAARRDVLKSAALDARLAAETIDVTLPLRDAATEAGRIHPLSQVWDELTTIFADMGFSVAEGPDVETDDYNFTKLNFPVGHPAREMHDTFFFHPKEDGSRMLLRTHTSPVQVRTMLSQKPPIRVICPGRTYRIDSDATHTPQFHQVEGLVIDKSSHLGHLKWILHEFCKAFFEVDHINMRFRPSFFPFTEPSLEVDIQCRRDKGEIRFGEGEDWLEILGCGMVHPNVLRACGIDPDEYQGFAWGMGIDRIAMLKYGIADLRQLFDSDVRWLSHYGFKPLEVPTLAGGLSS from the coding sequence ATGACCGATCTTGCCACCCTCGAATCTCAGATCATCGCCGATGTCGCGGCCGCCAACGACGAGGCGGCGCTCGAGGCCGTCCGCGTCGCCGCGCTCGGCAAGAAGGGCTCGATCTCCGCGCTGCTCGCCACGCTCGGAAAAATGTCGCCCGACGAGCGCAAGACGCAGGGCGCCGCGATCAACCAGGCCAAGGACAAGGTCACGCAGGCACTCGCCGCGCGGCGCGACGTCCTGAAGTCGGCAGCGCTCGATGCACGGCTCGCCGCCGAGACCATCGACGTCACCTTGCCCCTGCGCGACGCTGCGACTGAGGCCGGCCGCATCCATCCGCTCAGCCAGGTCTGGGACGAACTGACCACGATCTTCGCCGACATGGGTTTTTCGGTCGCCGAAGGCCCCGATGTCGAGACCGACGACTACAACTTCACGAAGCTCAACTTCCCGGTCGGCCATCCCGCGCGCGAGATGCACGACACCTTCTTCTTCCATCCGAAGGAGGACGGCTCACGCATGCTTCTGCGCACCCACACCTCGCCGGTGCAGGTGCGCACCATGTTGAGCCAGAAGCCGCCGATCCGCGTGATCTGCCCGGGCCGCACCTACCGCATCGATTCGGATGCGACCCACACGCCGCAGTTCCACCAGGTCGAGGGGCTCGTGATCGACAAGAGCTCGCATCTCGGCCACCTCAAGTGGATCCTGCACGAGTTCTGCAAGGCATTCTTCGAGGTCGACCACATCAACATGCGCTTCCGCCCGTCGTTCTTCCCGTTCACCGAGCCGTCGCTGGAAGTCGACATCCAGTGCCGCCGCGACAAGGGCGAGATCCGCTTCGGCGAAGGCGAGGACTGGCTCGAGATTCTCGGCTGCGGCATGGTGCATCCGAACGTACTGCGTGCCTGCGGCATCGATCCCGACGAGTACCAGGGCTTTGCCTGGGGCATGGGCATCGACCGTATCGCCATGCTGAAATACGGCATCGCGGATCTGCGCCAGCTCTTCGACAGCGACGTCCGCTGGCTGTCCCACTATGGCTTCAAGCCGCTCGAAGTCCCGACGCTGGCAGGAGGGCTGAGCTCGTGA
- the pheT gene encoding phenylalanine--tRNA ligase subunit beta has product MKFTLSWLKDHLDTDEPLEKLAEKLTMIGLEVENIEDKAKALKPFTIAKVISAEQHPNADRLRVCMVDTGDGGAPVQVVCGAPNARTGLVSVFSAPGTYIPGKDITLGVGTIRGVESRGMLCSAAELQISNDHDGIMELPADAPVGAPYAEWAGLGDPVIEINLTPNRQDCTGVHGIARDLAAADMGKFKDPTIKAVKGEFPCPVKVSVEDTTLCPGFALRLVRGVKNGPSPEWLQKRLTAIGLRPINALVDITNFMTFDRARPLHVFDAKKVRGNLVVRRARDGESLLALDGRTYNLDSNICVISDEHGVESLAGIMGGEASGCDENTTDVLIESALWNEINIAQTGRKLGINSDARYRFERGVDPAFMVPGLELATRLVMEMCGGAPSETFVTGKAFGDDRVIDFPLSEVKRLSGIEVPQVEMKRILSHLGFMMAGSGPTVKVAVPSWRTDVHGKADIVEEIVRIFGVDKVPETPFERGEDARKPVLTAPQLRTRRARRALANRGMVEAVTWSFIAKPVAELFGGGQRELELANPIASDLSDMRPSLLPGLIAAAQANADRGFGDVALFEVGQLFKGDRPQDQFMAASGVRRGFASSEGLGRHWSGSAAADAFDVKADALSVLAAAGAPMQALQIVAGGPNWLHPGRSGTIQIGPQNVLGYFGEMHPRALEALGADGPVMAFEVILDRIPEAKKKPTRAKPVIELSAFQPVSRDFAFIVDRGVKAGDIVRTAQNVDRKLITAVNVFDVYEGKGIDDGKKSIAIAVTIQPREKTLTDQEIEAVAAKIAAEVTKKTGGILRA; this is encoded by the coding sequence ATGAAATTCACCCTCTCCTGGCTGAAGGATCATCTCGACACCGACGAGCCGCTGGAAAAGCTCGCCGAGAAGCTCACCATGATCGGGCTCGAGGTCGAGAACATCGAGGACAAGGCGAAGGCGCTGAAGCCGTTCACGATCGCGAAGGTGATTTCCGCCGAGCAGCATCCGAATGCCGATCGCCTGCGCGTCTGCATGGTCGACACCGGTGACGGCGGTGCGCCGGTGCAGGTCGTCTGCGGCGCGCCGAATGCGCGCACCGGGCTCGTCAGCGTGTTCTCAGCTCCCGGGACCTACATTCCCGGCAAGGACATCACGCTCGGCGTCGGCACCATCCGCGGCGTCGAGAGCCGCGGCATGCTCTGCTCGGCGGCCGAATTGCAGATCTCGAACGACCATGACGGCATCATGGAATTGCCGGCGGACGCGCCCGTCGGCGCTCCCTATGCCGAATGGGCCGGCCTCGGCGATCCCGTCATCGAGATCAACCTGACGCCGAACCGGCAGGACTGCACTGGCGTGCATGGCATCGCGCGCGATCTTGCCGCGGCTGACATGGGCAAGTTCAAGGACCCCACCATCAAGGCCGTGAAGGGTGAATTCCCCTGCCCGGTGAAGGTGAGCGTCGAGGACACGACGCTGTGCCCGGGCTTCGCGCTGCGTCTGGTGCGCGGGGTAAAGAACGGCCCGTCGCCGGAATGGCTGCAAAAGCGGTTGACCGCGATCGGGCTGCGCCCGATCAACGCGCTGGTCGACATCACCAATTTCATGACCTTCGATCGCGCGCGCCCCTTGCACGTGTTCGACGCCAAGAAGGTGAGAGGCAATCTCGTCGTGCGCCGCGCGCGCGACGGCGAGAGCCTGCTCGCGCTCGACGGCCGCACCTACAATCTCGATTCCAACATCTGCGTGATCTCGGACGAGCACGGCGTCGAATCGCTCGCGGGCATCATGGGCGGCGAGGCCTCGGGCTGCGACGAGAACACCACCGACGTGCTGATCGAATCGGCGCTCTGGAACGAGATCAACATCGCGCAGACCGGCCGCAAGCTCGGCATCAATTCGGATGCGCGCTACCGTTTCGAACGCGGCGTCGATCCGGCCTTCATGGTGCCGGGCCTGGAGCTTGCGACCAGGCTGGTGATGGAGATGTGCGGCGGCGCCCCGTCGGAAACGTTCGTCACCGGCAAGGCGTTCGGCGATGACCGCGTGATCGATTTCCCGCTGTCCGAGGTCAAGCGGCTGTCCGGGATCGAGGTGCCGCAGGTCGAGATGAAGCGCATTCTGAGCCATCTCGGCTTCATGATGGCGGGCTCGGGTCCGACCGTGAAGGTCGCTGTTCCCTCCTGGCGCACCGACGTGCACGGCAAGGCCGACATCGTCGAGGAGATCGTCCGCATCTTTGGCGTCGACAAGGTGCCGGAAACGCCGTTCGAGCGCGGCGAGGATGCGCGCAAACCGGTGCTGACGGCACCACAGCTCCGCACCCGCCGCGCCAGGCGCGCACTCGCGAACCGCGGCATGGTCGAGGCGGTGACGTGGTCGTTCATTGCCAAGCCGGTGGCCGAGCTGTTCGGCGGCGGTCAGCGCGAGCTCGAGCTTGCCAACCCGATCGCATCTGATCTCTCCGACATGCGGCCCAGCCTGCTGCCGGGACTGATCGCCGCGGCGCAGGCCAATGCCGATCGCGGCTTCGGCGACGTCGCGCTGTTCGAGGTCGGCCAGCTTTTCAAGGGCGATCGTCCGCAGGATCAGTTCATGGCCGCGTCCGGCGTCCGTCGCGGCTTTGCATCATCAGAGGGTCTCGGCCGTCACTGGTCCGGCTCGGCCGCCGCCGACGCGTTCGACGTCAAGGCCGATGCGCTCTCGGTGCTCGCCGCGGCCGGCGCGCCGATGCAAGCGCTGCAGATCGTTGCCGGTGGACCAAACTGGCTGCACCCCGGGCGCTCCGGCACCATCCAGATCGGCCCGCAGAACGTGCTCGGCTATTTCGGCGAGATGCACCCGCGCGCGCTGGAGGCGCTCGGCGCCGACGGCCCCGTGATGGCGTTCGAGGTGATCCTCGATCGCATTCCCGAGGCCAAGAAGAAGCCGACGCGGGCTAAGCCCGTGATCGAGCTGTCTGCGTTCCAACCGGTCTCGCGCGACTTCGCCTTCATCGTCGATCGCGGCGTGAAGGCCGGCGATATCGTGCGCACGGCGCAAAATGTCGACAGGAAACTGATCACCGCGGTCAACGTGTTCGACGTCTATGAGGGCAAGGGCATCGACGACGGCAAGAAGTCGATCGCGATCGCGGTGACGATCCAGCCGCGGGAGAAGACGCTGACCGACCAGGAGATCGAGGCCGTAGCCGCCAAGATCGCGGCCGAGGTGACGAAGAAGACCGGCGGTATCCTGCGAGCATGA
- a CDS encoding sulfite exporter TauE/SafE family protein — MSLTDLLPKDVGLATALAICVVALVSSTARGFSGFGSALIFMPLASSVAPPRLVAALLLIIDFVAAAPLLPDAWRKADRKATAVIVLGALIGVPIGTYFLSVLDPVTTRWIISGFVAALLMLLLSGWRYRGKDHAWLSVGIGGLSGFCSGLAQTGGPPIVGYWLGRPIAATVARANIVLFFGASDFFSMVSYAMSGLITRDAVLLSLVVGPVYAAGVAFGASLFGRASEKVFRAICYALIAMAVIFGLPALDGALR, encoded by the coding sequence ATGAGTCTGACCGACCTTCTGCCGAAGGACGTCGGTCTTGCGACGGCGCTGGCGATCTGCGTCGTCGCCCTCGTCTCGAGCACCGCGCGCGGCTTCTCGGGCTTCGGCTCGGCGTTGATCTTCATGCCGCTTGCGAGCAGCGTCGCGCCGCCACGGCTGGTCGCGGCGCTGCTGCTGATCATCGATTTCGTCGCCGCCGCGCCGCTGCTGCCAGACGCCTGGCGCAAGGCCGACCGCAAGGCGACGGCGGTGATCGTGCTGGGCGCGCTGATCGGCGTGCCGATCGGCACCTATTTCCTCAGCGTACTCGATCCCGTCACGACGCGCTGGATCATCTCCGGGTTTGTCGCGGCGCTGTTGATGCTGCTGTTGTCGGGCTGGCGCTATCGCGGCAAGGATCACGCCTGGCTTTCGGTCGGCATTGGCGGCCTCTCCGGCTTTTGCAGCGGGCTCGCGCAAACCGGCGGCCCGCCGATCGTCGGCTACTGGCTCGGCCGTCCCATTGCCGCCACGGTCGCCCGTGCCAACATCGTATTGTTCTTCGGCGCCTCGGATTTCTTTTCCATGGTGAGCTACGCAATGAGCGGCCTGATCACGCGCGATGCGGTCCTGCTCTCCCTCGTCGTCGGCCCGGTCTATGCGGCAGGCGTGGCCTTCGGCGCGTCACTGTTCGGCCGTGCCAGCGAAAAAGTGTTTCGCGCCATCTGCTACGCGCTGATCGCAATGGCCGTCATTTTCGGGCTGCCGGCGCTCGACGGGGCGTTGCGCTAA
- a CDS encoding NAD(P)/FAD-dependent oxidoreductase: MTITRRSFLSASAAFAASPILRATAATLPREADIVVIGAGAAGIAAARRVMAANRKVVVVEAASQIGGRCITDGATFDTAFDRGARWMHNPDTNPMIRLARSVGLDVSPAPAGQKMRIGRRNARAGETEEFLAALVRANRAIDEASRGKLDTSCASVLPKDLGDWAGTAEFLLGASFAGKDLKELSAIDKARAQDRNSTIACKQGLGTLITKLGEQTPVALSTPASRIVWSNRDVSVETSAGKIVARAAIITVSTNVLTAGAIKFAPDIPKRTLDAASKLSLGSYDHIVLQLPGNPLGLARDDMLIEQSNSTRTALLFANIGGSSLCSIDVGGSFGRDLSEQGEQAMAAFAREWLTKLFGSEATMGIKKISATRWNASPFVMGAMSASAPGGQLSRKILTEPIGCMYLAGEATHDTLWGTVDGAWESGERAAEAALHRIGALRDESVDVPTQSTKRRQKH, from the coding sequence ATGACAATCACGCGCCGCAGCTTCCTATCGGCGTCGGCGGCGTTCGCCGCTTCCCCGATCCTGCGCGCGACAGCGGCAACCCTGCCGCGCGAGGCTGACATCGTCGTGATCGGCGCCGGCGCGGCGGGCATCGCTGCAGCGCGGCGAGTGATGGCGGCCAATCGCAAGGTCGTGGTGGTGGAAGCGGCAAGCCAGATCGGCGGCCGCTGCATCACGGACGGCGCCACGTTCGATACGGCATTCGATCGCGGTGCGCGCTGGATGCACAACCCCGACACCAACCCGATGATCCGCCTTGCGCGCAGCGTCGGTCTCGACGTGTCGCCGGCCCCCGCCGGCCAGAAGATGCGCATCGGCCGCCGCAACGCGCGCGCCGGCGAGACCGAAGAGTTTCTGGCGGCACTGGTGCGCGCCAATCGCGCCATTGATGAAGCCTCGCGCGGCAAGCTCGATACGTCCTGCGCGTCGGTGCTGCCGAAGGACCTCGGCGACTGGGCGGGCACGGCCGAGTTCTTGCTGGGCGCGAGCTTCGCCGGCAAGGACCTCAAGGAGCTTTCGGCGATCGACAAGGCGCGCGCGCAGGACCGCAATTCCACGATCGCGTGCAAGCAGGGACTGGGCACGCTGATCACCAAGCTCGGCGAGCAGACGCCGGTCGCGCTGTCGACGCCGGCGAGCCGCATCGTCTGGAGCAACCGCGACGTCAGCGTCGAAACGTCAGCCGGCAAGATCGTCGCGCGCGCCGCCATCATCACGGTCTCGACCAATGTGCTCACCGCAGGGGCGATCAAGTTCGCGCCCGATATCCCCAAGCGCACGCTCGATGCAGCCTCCAAGCTCAGCCTCGGCAGTTATGATCACATCGTGCTGCAACTGCCGGGCAATCCGCTCGGGCTCGCGCGCGACGACATGCTGATCGAGCAGAGCAATTCGACGCGCACCGCGCTTTTGTTTGCCAATATCGGCGGCTCCTCGCTGTGCTCGATCGACGTCGGCGGTTCCTTCGGCCGCGACTTGTCGGAACAGGGCGAGCAGGCGATGGCCGCATTCGCCAGGGAATGGCTGACAAAGCTGTTCGGCAGCGAGGCCACAATGGGAATCAAGAAGATCAGCGCAACGCGCTGGAATGCCTCGCCCTTCGTGATGGGCGCGATGTCGGCGTCCGCGCCGGGCGGCCAGCTTTCGCGAAAAATCCTGACCGAGCCGATCGGCTGCATGTATCTCGCCGGCGAAGCCACGCACGACACGCTGTGGGGCACCGTTGACGGCGCCTGGGAGAGCGGCGAGCGCGCCGCCGAAGCCGCGCTCCACCGCATCGGTGCGCTGAGGGACGAGTCGGTCGACGTTCCGACTCAATCAACCAAGCGGCGGCAAAAGCACTAA
- a CDS encoding YiiX/YebB-like N1pC/P60 family cysteine hydrolase gives MGTVLDSVGKLIAAYLSKEVPGYEPFTPSDPEHLRGVIQPGDVLLVEGNNRISGIIKYLTQSTWSHAALYVGPVEGAEEPNGEQHVLIEANIGEGVTSAPLSKYFPYHTRLCRPVGLSYEDRTAVCRYAVNRIGFGYDTKNILDLMRYLFPLPIPQRWRRRMIAIGSGDPTKIICSALIAQAFDAVRYPILPKITKAGSRQAKREILHIRDSSLYMPRDFDISPYFEVVKPTIVHGFDYTALHWADKQKPLEEVAGTFSVFPEALRSPPLVPEAPDEKAPAEVPAEEMSAAKADIAARVPVKERFAL, from the coding sequence ATGGGGACCGTCCTAGACTCAGTCGGCAAGCTGATTGCCGCGTACCTCTCCAAGGAGGTGCCGGGCTACGAGCCGTTCACGCCGAGCGATCCCGAGCATCTGCGCGGCGTCATCCAGCCCGGCGACGTCCTGCTGGTCGAGGGCAACAACCGCATCTCCGGCATCATCAAATATCTCACGCAATCGACCTGGTCGCATGCCGCGCTCTATGTCGGGCCCGTCGAGGGCGCGGAGGAGCCCAATGGCGAGCAGCATGTGCTGATCGAAGCCAATATCGGCGAAGGCGTCACCTCCGCGCCGCTGTCGAAATATTTTCCGTACCACACCCGGCTGTGCCGTCCGGTGGGACTGTCCTACGAGGACCGCACCGCCGTCTGCCGCTATGCCGTCAACCGCATCGGCTTCGGCTACGACACCAAGAACATCCTGGACCTGATGCGCTATCTGTTTCCGCTGCCGATCCCGCAGCGCTGGCGGCGGCGCATGATCGCGATTGGCTCGGGCGATCCGACCAAGATCATCTGCTCGGCGCTGATCGCGCAAGCTTTTGACGCGGTGCGCTATCCGATCCTGCCCAAGATCACCAAGGCGGGCAGCCGCCAGGCCAAGCGCGAAATCCTGCACATCCGCGATTCCTCGCTCTACATGCCCCGCGACTTCGACATCTCGCCCTATTTCGAGGTCGTCAAACCCACCATCGTGCATGGCTTCGACTACACCGCCTTGCACTGGGCCGACAAACAGAAGCCGCTCGAGGAGGTGGCGGGCACTTTCAGTGTGTTTCCAGAAGCGCTCCGTTCGCCGCCGCTCGTTCCTGAAGCGCCTGACGAAAAAGCGCCGGCTGAGGTTCCGGCTGAAGAAATGAGTGCGGCCAAGGCCGATATCGCCGCGCGCGTTCCAGTCAAGGAACGTTTTGCATTGTGA
- a CDS encoding metal-sensitive transcriptional regulator, with product MRKDIKASVGKRLGRIEGQVRGLSKMVDEDRYCIDIVTQISAVRAALRRVEEEILKDHVAHCVEHAISSGNKTDQREKIAELMAVISRAER from the coding sequence ATGCGCAAGGACATCAAGGCATCCGTCGGCAAACGTCTGGGCCGGATCGAAGGACAGGTCCGCGGCCTCTCCAAGATGGTCGACGAGGACCGCTACTGCATCGACATCGTGACGCAGATTTCTGCGGTGCGCGCCGCGCTGCGCCGCGTCGAGGAGGAGATCCTGAAAGATCACGTGGCGCACTGCGTCGAGCACGCGATCTCGAGCGGCAACAAGACGGATCAGCGGGAAAAGATCGCGGAACTGATGGCGGTCATCAGCCGCGCGGAGCGGTAG